From Leptospira congkakensis, one genomic window encodes:
- the mazG gene encoding nucleoside triphosphate pyrophosphohydrolase, protein MNPPNFDSPLENLLALTADLRSPEGCPWDKEQTHLSVIPHLLEETYEVVDTIEQGDDNHLKEELGDLLFQITFHSQLAKERGAFGFQDVAEDVFQKLVFRHPHVYGNTDGIHSGDQVLTQWDNLKQKEKEKKGKTESDKSILSGIPKALPAIQRSEKIQSKVTKQGFDWPTVSGVFEKFQEEIKELDTELQTKGSLSSKKLPYDERIEDELGDLFFLLVNLSRKLSVDPETCLRRANEKFETRFRIVEDLVSKTGKTLKDHSLEELDLFWDQAKLQLKNKVSNHKNPDGNVKDQSDKNLDR, encoded by the coding sequence GTGAACCCTCCTAATTTCGATTCACCCTTGGAAAATCTCCTGGCTCTTACGGCTGATTTGCGTAGCCCCGAAGGTTGTCCCTGGGACAAAGAACAAACCCATCTTTCCGTCATCCCTCATTTGTTAGAAGAAACCTACGAGGTTGTGGATACCATTGAACAGGGCGATGACAACCATTTAAAAGAAGAACTGGGAGACTTACTTTTTCAGATCACTTTTCATAGTCAACTTGCCAAAGAACGTGGTGCCTTTGGGTTTCAAGATGTAGCCGAAGATGTTTTTCAAAAATTAGTATTTCGTCACCCTCATGTTTACGGGAATACGGATGGAATCCATTCGGGAGATCAAGTCCTCACCCAATGGGACAATCTCAAACAAAAAGAAAAAGAGAAAAAAGGAAAAACAGAATCTGATAAAAGTATTCTTTCTGGAATTCCAAAGGCTCTGCCCGCCATCCAACGTTCGGAAAAAATCCAAAGTAAAGTCACTAAACAAGGATTTGATTGGCCTACTGTTTCTGGTGTGTTTGAAAAATTCCAAGAAGAAATAAAGGAACTAGATACAGAACTCCAAACCAAAGGGTCTCTTAGTTCTAAAAAATTACCTTATGATGAACGTATCGAAGATGAGTTAGGTGATCTTTTCTTTTTATTAGTGAATTTATCTAGGAAACTTTCAGTGGATCCTGAAACATGCCTTCGTCGTGCCAATGAAAAATTTGAAACTAGGTTTCGTATTGTAGAAGATTTGGTTTCAAAAACGGGAAAAACTTTGAAGGATCACTCTTTAGAAGAACTTGATTTGTTTTGGGACCAAGCAAAGTTGCAACTAAAAAATAAAGTCTCAAACCATAAGAATCCTGATGGCAATGTTAAAGATCAATCTGACAAAAACTTGGATCGGTAA
- a CDS encoding alpha-L-glutamate ligase-like protein, whose amino-acid sequence MISLFKKFEENGILGINRRVGEYILPYNPREYYPLVDDKWKTAELARQFHVPMPHHYGVVDAFGGIRNTRELIQNRPGFVVKPANGGMGNGILVISGESQTKNGNIQYHKVDEKTISEKELNHHISGILSGLYSLDGNSDSCVLQERLECHSFFKDISFRGIPDIRVIVFLGYPVMAMLRLPTKESGGRANLHQGALGVGVDLKTGTLTHAVCNDKIIHLHPDTKQTLSGRVIPHWETILEMSSRCYDMSGLGYLGVDIVLDETRGPLLLEMNARPGLGIQIANRMGLVDRLRLVEEIKDSADGPKTRVHRMFQEL is encoded by the coding sequence GTGATTTCTCTTTTTAAGAAATTTGAGGAAAACGGAATCCTTGGAATCAATCGGAGGGTTGGTGAATACATTCTTCCCTATAATCCAAGGGAATATTATCCCTTAGTGGATGATAAATGGAAAACGGCAGAACTTGCTAGACAGTTCCATGTTCCGATGCCTCATCATTATGGTGTTGTGGATGCATTTGGTGGGATACGGAATACTCGTGAGTTAATTCAAAATCGGCCTGGTTTTGTCGTAAAGCCAGCTAACGGTGGTATGGGGAACGGAATTCTTGTGATTTCTGGTGAATCCCAAACCAAAAATGGAAACATCCAATATCATAAAGTTGATGAAAAAACCATTTCCGAAAAAGAACTAAATCATCATATATCGGGCATTTTATCGGGGCTTTATTCTTTGGATGGAAATTCTGATTCTTGTGTTTTGCAGGAACGATTGGAATGTCATTCTTTCTTCAAAGATATTTCTTTTCGTGGGATCCCTGACATTCGGGTCATTGTTTTTTTAGGATATCCTGTTATGGCAATGTTACGTTTGCCCACAAAAGAATCAGGGGGAAGGGCGAATCTCCACCAAGGTGCTCTGGGTGTAGGTGTTGACCTGAAAACAGGAACTCTTACCCACGCAGTATGTAATGATAAAATCATTCACCTTCATCCAGACACAAAACAAACATTAAGCGGAAGAGTCATTCCTCATTGGGAGACCATTTTGGAAATGTCGTCTAGATGTTACGATATGTCCGGACTTGGATATTTGGGAGTGGATATAGTTTTGGATGAAACGCGAGGGCCATTGTTACTGGAAATGAATGCAAGGCCAGGTCTTGGAATTCAAATAGCGAATCGGATGGGACTTGTTGATCGTTTGCGTTTGGTGGAGGAGATAAAGGATTCGGCAGATGGTCCTAAGACCCGAGTCCACCGAATGTTTCAAGAGTTGTAA
- a CDS encoding LIC_13241 domain-containing protein: MNSLNLNDLPFLKEESLRVFRWLVLEYPEIDNEKNLIQGKKDNQSEEKKNSFSKNQLEGNETSEFPIRWMMEQKGQRFEWVVSDMGSVTLRLGDVEGKRRNPAPIFYLSLRKLEEDVFYWTDPEGNPVPFPDPSILIDIQNRIQLYMDSIS; encoded by the coding sequence ATGAACTCTCTGAATTTGAACGATTTACCATTTTTAAAAGAAGAGTCCCTTCGTGTCTTTCGTTGGTTGGTTCTCGAATATCCAGAGATCGACAACGAGAAGAATCTAATTCAAGGAAAGAAAGACAATCAATCTGAAGAAAAGAAAAATTCTTTTTCTAAGAACCAATTGGAAGGTAATGAGACCAGCGAATTCCCCATTCGTTGGATGATGGAACAAAAAGGTCAGAGATTCGAATGGGTAGTATCGGATATGGGTTCCGTAACACTTAGGTTAGGTGATGTGGAAGGAAAACGAAGAAATCCTGCACCAATTTTTTATTTGAGTTTGCGAAAGCTGGAGGAGGATGTGTTCTATTGGACAGATCCAGAAGGAAATCCAGTTCCTTTTCCTGATCCATCCATTTTGATCGATATCCAAAACCGAATCCAATTGTATATGGATTCGATTTCTTAA
- a CDS encoding DUF6580 family putative transport protein produces the protein MFQSRVSVAILMVIATVISRILPHPPNFTPILAVSLFAGAYLTDRRLALFVPILAMFVSDYFIGFHDLMPVVYGFMILSVLFGKQIGTSLTKSFGFTVIGSVVFFILTNLAVWATSGMYSLDVSGLVTCFTLAIPFFQNSIAGDLVYSGILFGSMAFLNRTVFVTAKQNA, from the coding sequence ATGTTCCAATCTCGTGTCTCCGTTGCCATCCTAATGGTGATCGCTACTGTCATCAGCCGTATTCTACCACACCCACCTAATTTTACGCCTATTTTGGCCGTTTCTTTGTTTGCGGGTGCTTATTTGACAGACAGACGACTTGCTCTTTTTGTTCCTATCTTAGCGATGTTTGTTTCCGATTACTTCATCGGGTTTCATGACCTTATGCCAGTTGTTTATGGATTTATGATTTTATCAGTCCTCTTTGGAAAACAAATTGGAACTTCCCTAACTAAATCTTTTGGTTTTACAGTGATTGGATCGGTTGTGTTCTTTATTCTCACAAACCTTGCTGTTTGGGCAACTAGTGGAATGTACAGTTTGGATGTTTCAGGTCTTGTGACTTGTTTTACACTTGCCATTCCTTTTTTCCAAAACTCAATTGCTGGCGACTTAGTTTATTCAGGAATCCTTTTTGGATCTATGGCTTTTCTCAATCGCACTGTATTTGTTACAGCAAAACAAAACGCTTAA